A genomic stretch from Aedes albopictus strain Foshan chromosome 2, AalbF5, whole genome shotgun sequence includes:
- the LOC109419991 gene encoding cilia- and flagella-associated protein 206, translated as MTSNHLKTYLLEPNANLKPLFYEIVKQCERKNIRYDKHLVTFVMNLVSLDPQFEIYMETLSADRRNHDDFVEECVQRLSEDRSPALVTLKMQLYFLENFFNRDEVVDKHMRNLQLKTAHLLKEITENDVITKDEQEEIFNKIIVDIVLHMGLGNPDNKDVIGETMKALNSVMSRSDKAKFVTLDRKDRLLALKDIREIVCGIRIFNKHAGNSTNGMSDLPRVLDQSHDSTKSILQITLCEIMDKVNLLTSALNSSIAYDLRNRTIVTLLPENISADDLDNLKDLLVMYRQHEVYTRKLIDELALIKFNIDTCNQEYNSKLIKIHESVQYRTAIPTDRVFPKFSELTRIWLQFQNYIYLLSEINQISNTLTNLTERCLSFDDLAYRLLGECQIHTDIDRLNKTKGKRLLMSVENACEVVTYTPGMKVELLKFCVWHLAEANGVLMPGNTDMGVCQHQKDFYAFNIPEAAVFFDEDPDIYIFKIVTLARKKIQLIAFLDIFYKVQTAYNSHSREVFRLKAPVTCEQEIQTELHPVPSNIDRQYRWNIWDLRREAIELTNLRMKRTSSSQTAKVKHTQVYLPKNQGTQTKVSRSTETEERRPRIKKPETAPSPLQVYSMTVEEFHSATVNRMK; from the exons ATGACATCGAACCATCTGAAAACCTATCTGCTAGAACCGAACGCAAATCTCAAACCGCTGTTCTACGAGATCGTAAAACAATGCGAACGAAAAAATATTCGCTATGATAAACATTTGGTTACGTTCGTCATGAATCTCGTCAGTTTGGATCCGCaatttgaaatttatatggaaaCGCTGAGTGCCGACCGCCGGAATCACGACGATTTTGTGGAGGAATGTGTACAACGATTGTCAG AAGACCGTTCTCCGGCATTGGTTACTCTGAAAATGCAGCTATatttcctggaaaacttcttCAACCGGGATGAAGTAGTGGACAAGCATATGAGAAATCTGCAGCTCAAAACGGCGCATTTGCTGAAGGAAATCACCGAAAACGACGTCATCACCAAGGACGAACAGGAGGAAATATTCAACAAAATTATCGTCGACATCGTGCTGCACATGGGGTTGGGTAACCCGGACAACAAGGACGTCATTGGCGAAACCATGAAGGCATTGAACTCGGTTATGTCCCGCAGCGATAAAGCCAAGTTCGTTACCCTGGACCGGAAGGACCGACTTTTGGCCCTGAAGGACATACGGGAAATTGTCTGTGGGATTCGCATTTTTAACAAACATGCTGGGAATTCCACCAATGGAATGTCGGATC TTCCCAGAGTTCTAGACCAGTCTCACGATTCAACTAAATCCATCCTTCAAATAACCCTATGCGAAATAATGGACAAAGTAAACCTGCTCACCAGCGCTTTGAATTCTTCGATTGCGTACGACTTGCGAAATCGTACAATAGTCACACTTCTACCGGAGAATATCTCGGCGGATGATTTGGATAATCTCAAAGATCTCCTAGTGATGTATCGTCAGCATGAAGTATACACCCGAAAGCTGATTGATGAGTTGGCTTTGATCAAATTCAACATCGACACCTGCAATCAGGAGTACAACAGCAAGCTCATCAAAATCCATGAATCGGTCCAGTATCGGACGGCCATCCCAACGGATAGAGTATTT CCCAAATTTTCGGAACTGACCCGCATCTGGCTGCAGTTTCAAAACTACATCTACTTACTTTCGGAAATCAATCAGATCAGCAATACGTTGACAAATCTGACCGAGCGGTGTCTGAGCTTCGATGATTTAGCGTACCGTTTGCTGGGTGAATGCCAGATCCATACCGATATCGACCGGTTGAACAAAACTAAAGGAAAGCGACTGCTCATGAGCGTTGAGAATGCATGTGAAGTTGTCACATATACGCCCGGAATGAAG GTTGAGCTGTTGAAGTTTTGCGTGTGGCATTTGGCCGAGGCCAATGGGGTGCTGATGCCAGGCAATACCGACATGGGAGTGTGTCAACACCAGAAGGACTTCTATGCGTTCAATATTCCTGAGGCAGCCGTCTTCTTCGATGAAGATCCTGACAT aTACATTTTCAAAATTGTGACCCTTGCTAGGAAGAAGATTCAGCTAATCGCCTTTCTGGACATTTTCTACAAAGTTCAAACGGCCTACAACTCGCACAGCAGAGAAGTGTTTCGCCTCAAGGCTCCCGTAACGTGCGAGCAAGAGATTCAAACCGAGCTTCATCCGGTACCATCCAACATCGACCGCCAATACCGGTGGAACATTTGGGATCTTCGTCGGGAAGCGATCGAACTGACCAATCTACGCATGAAACGTACCAGCTCCAGTCAGACGGCCAAAGTCAAGCATACGCAAGTGTACTTGCCAAAAAATCAAGGAACTCAGACGAAAGTCAGCCGTTCTACCGAGACAGAAGAACGGCGCCCACGTATCAAGAAGCCCGAAACGGCACCTTCACCACTTCAGGTGTACAGTATGACGGTGGAGGAATTTCACTCAGCAAcggtgaaccgaatgaaataa